From Prevotella melaninogenica, the proteins below share one genomic window:
- a CDS encoding RagB/SusD family nutrient uptake outer membrane protein yields MKKIYVLLLAAIAMVSCSVERHPEYMMDDDTMTKNIDESFPSLLNGCYGFLKTWSDPMYRCGEYAGDNIMIRGTSTDAFYEFISYSRTPNNYRLQNFWDYSYKVVAQASNIIKDIPEGKSTITDTQLGECYYLRGMIYFYLCRAYGRPYAQNPDTNLGMPIVNGTPDDPVHAMLPNRSTVKETYEQAIKDLEKAASLMTEDLHGEERCIFASKEAAWAMLSRIYLYMSGTYETPNTAYAQKSVEYATKVIDSGKFSLLSRKDYGVSNTLEPENNPENIFVVKRVDSEFPGWDYYYTIGGMYSNIGGMGWGEMYASGKYLDLLNETGQNDWFNKKYTDIRAQFIEPQYVKDKTDKYVPVFRFIKNVYDASGNQVNFNYVQLRYTRQPDNSLTCDTTGTGHTTPLVLTPIDPAQRLYSINYQGHTYRGVLDYQMKLNRVYPMFYVVKCSRQGGKENQLYSPIISRLDEMYLNRAEANVKLGNITNAMADVNTIRERAIVGGSYTSAQFTAATAKTLVDKERQLELAFEAERSYDVFRNGDTLTRRFPGPHQPMVDIPATDYRVIYFIPQSAINAYKGNLEQNPSSN; encoded by the coding sequence ATGAAAAAAATATATGTGCTGCTCTTAGCAGCTATTGCAATGGTATCGTGTAGCGTAGAGCGTCATCCTGAATACATGATGGATGATGATACCATGACTAAAAACATTGATGAGAGTTTTCCATCGCTACTGAATGGATGCTATGGATTCCTAAAAACATGGTCGGACCCTATGTATCGCTGTGGCGAATACGCAGGAGATAACATCATGATTCGTGGTACGTCTACCGATGCTTTCTATGAGTTTATCTCTTATTCGCGCACTCCAAATAACTACCGATTGCAGAATTTCTGGGATTATAGCTATAAAGTGGTTGCGCAGGCATCTAATATCATCAAGGATATCCCTGAAGGTAAGAGTACGATTACCGATACACAGTTAGGAGAATGCTACTATCTACGTGGCATGATTTACTTCTATCTCTGTCGTGCATACGGTAGACCATACGCGCAAAACCCTGATACAAACCTCGGTATGCCTATCGTTAACGGTACACCTGACGACCCTGTACACGCTATGTTGCCTAATCGTTCTACTGTGAAAGAGACCTACGAACAGGCAATTAAGGACTTGGAGAAGGCGGCTTCGCTGATGACAGAAGACCTGCACGGCGAAGAACGTTGTATCTTTGCTTCTAAAGAGGCTGCTTGGGCTATGTTGAGTAGAATCTATCTCTATATGAGTGGAACTTACGAAACGCCTAACACTGCCTATGCACAGAAGAGTGTTGAGTACGCAACAAAGGTAATCGACTCTGGTAAGTTTAGTCTGTTGAGCCGTAAGGACTATGGCGTTAGCAACACTCTTGAGCCAGAAAACAACCCTGAAAACATCTTCGTGGTGAAAAGAGTAGACTCTGAGTTCCCTGGTTGGGATTATTATTACACCATCGGCGGTATGTATTCAAATATCGGCGGTATGGGTTGGGGCGAAATGTATGCGTCTGGTAAATACCTTGATTTGCTGAACGAGACTGGACAGAACGACTGGTTTAATAAGAAGTACACTGATATTCGTGCGCAATTCATTGAGCCACAGTATGTAAAAGACAAGACAGACAAGTACGTTCCAGTCTTCCGCTTCATCAAGAATGTCTATGATGCAAGTGGCAATCAGGTGAATTTCAACTACGTACAGTTGCGTTATACTCGTCAGCCAGACAATAGTTTGACTTGCGATACCACTGGAACAGGACACACGACCCCACTTGTTCTCACCCCAATCGACCCTGCACAGCGTCTTTACTCGATTAATTATCAGGGACATACCTATCGTGGTGTGCTTGATTATCAGATGAAGCTCAACCGCGTTTATCCTATGTTCTATGTGGTGAAGTGCTCTCGTCAGGGTGGCAAGGAGAATCAGTTGTATTCGCCTATCATCTCTCGTCTTGACGAAATGTATCTCAATCGTGCTGAAGCAAATGTGAAATTGGGTAATATCACTAATGCGATGGCTGACGTGAACACAATCCGTGAGCGTGCTATCGTGGGTGGAAGCTATACGAGTGCTCAGTTTACTGCTGCCACAGCAAAGACTTTGGTGGATAAAGAACGTCAGTTAGAGTTGGCATTTGAGGCAGAGCGCAGCTACGATGTGTTCCGCAATGGCGACACCCTCACTCGTCGTTTCCCTGGACCTCATCAGCCAATGGTTGACATTCCAGCAACCGACTACCGTGTGATTTACTTCATTCCACAGTCGGCTATCAATGCTTATAAGGGCAATCTGGAACAAAATCCAAGTAGTAACTAA
- a CDS encoding hybrid sensor histidine kinase/response regulator transcription factor has protein sequence MQRSYGYYPSTLQILTVFITIFTLLSCGQKTSTFTPEERKRADSLVNTVTNTDSLALLQKQLEKKGDKLGSIIALREWGKNLRNESRFEEALKVHSKGQIQAEDIKDTLEWVQARNNIGTDYRRIGILDVAQDYHYRAWMLSKESTDTSFTVRKNRVVSLNGLGNIYLTLGNYERADSAFRIALKGEKELNSTVGQAINYANIGAIFEHKGKLDSAWAYFRKSMALNIEAGSDLGISLCHTYFGSLYEKNKQYDKATEEFEAAYEIMKASKDEWHALGTLIALARIKHTTGNNEMKMIYLNKAKETAERIKSPEHLAEIYTLYYKHYTQTGDYRQALAAYEQATTLQDSVINMKKVNRIQNTTLNIERNKQLREMALAKQSLNEEREARNIGFTIFGMTSIILIVALIVFLYLQRVHRRNHLELKKMAELRENFFTNITHEFRTPLTVILGLSHDMQEDSKTGIKEKAIIIERQGKGLLTLINQLLDISKIKSTIGKANWQNGNIVAFLTMIVESYHSYAHSHKIDLQIVSKGEVIMDFVPDYVIKVMNNLLANAFKFTPPYGKIKVSVWGEQQQLHIKVSDTGRGMSKEAVTHVFEPFFQEENDAHNTGTGVGLALVHQIIKAVNGKITVDSELGKGTTFYISLPIYNRSQKQLKHSAESNKAIIPETAEELKDSCKENEKSLLIIEDNRDVASYIGSLFTKDYSVFYAENGKEGLEKAQEIVPNLIITDLMMPETDGLEVCRQVRSNTIISHIPIIILTAKVTEEERIKGIEAGADAYICKPFNSDELRTRVEKLLEGRKLLQEKFCSISGEVKKEEVQANYAKKEVDIRFLTKLSSVLYMQLNNNKSVDIATLASSMCMSPRQFHRKINALTGYTPSAYILRLRIKRATTLLNNHPQVSLNEVADKCGFSDYSNFVRAFKTVCGVTPTDYRRENSL, from the coding sequence ATGCAAAGAAGCTACGGTTATTATCCATCGACTCTGCAGATATTAACAGTCTTCATTACAATTTTTACTCTTCTTTCATGTGGACAGAAAACGTCAACCTTTACGCCAGAAGAACGCAAAAGAGCAGATAGTCTTGTGAATACTGTCACCAATACCGACTCACTTGCCTTACTACAAAAACAATTAGAAAAGAAAGGAGATAAGCTTGGTAGCATCATTGCATTAAGGGAATGGGGAAAGAACCTCCGCAATGAAAGCCGATTTGAGGAAGCGTTGAAGGTACATAGTAAAGGACAAATACAAGCTGAAGACATAAAAGACACCCTCGAATGGGTGCAAGCCCGTAATAATATTGGTACTGACTATCGTCGTATTGGCATTCTTGACGTGGCACAGGACTACCATTACCGCGCATGGATGCTTAGCAAAGAAAGCACCGACACATCCTTTACTGTGAGGAAAAATCGTGTTGTTTCGCTCAACGGACTGGGTAACATCTATCTCACACTGGGCAATTATGAACGTGCTGACAGTGCTTTCCGCATTGCATTAAAGGGCGAGAAAGAACTGAACAGTACGGTGGGACAAGCCATCAATTATGCTAACATTGGTGCTATCTTTGAACATAAAGGAAAGCTTGACTCTGCTTGGGCCTACTTCCGCAAGTCAATGGCACTCAACATAGAGGCAGGAAGCGACCTTGGAATATCGCTCTGCCATACTTATTTCGGTTCACTCTATGAGAAAAACAAGCAATATGACAAAGCCACAGAGGAGTTTGAAGCGGCTTACGAGATAATGAAAGCTTCAAAAGACGAGTGGCATGCGTTGGGTACACTTATCGCTCTCGCCAGAATTAAACATACGACTGGAAACAACGAGATGAAGATGATCTACCTTAACAAGGCTAAGGAAACAGCAGAGCGCATCAAGTCTCCTGAGCATCTGGCGGAGATTTACACCCTATATTATAAACACTATACGCAGACAGGCGATTACCGTCAGGCTTTAGCTGCCTACGAACAAGCCACAACCTTGCAGGATAGTGTCATCAATATGAAGAAGGTGAATCGTATTCAAAACACGACACTCAACATTGAACGCAACAAACAGTTAAGAGAAATGGCACTGGCGAAACAGTCTTTAAACGAGGAACGTGAGGCGCGTAACATTGGCTTTACTATTTTTGGAATGACTTCAATCATCCTGATTGTTGCTTTAATCGTCTTCCTCTATCTACAACGTGTACATCGCCGCAACCATCTGGAATTAAAAAAGATGGCTGAACTCAGAGAGAACTTCTTCACAAATATAACCCATGAGTTCCGCACACCGCTCACCGTCATTCTCGGATTGAGCCACGACATGCAAGAGGATAGCAAAACAGGAATTAAAGAGAAGGCTATCATCATCGAACGACAAGGCAAAGGGTTACTTACGCTCATCAACCAACTCTTAGACATCTCTAAGATTAAGTCGACCATTGGCAAAGCCAACTGGCAGAATGGCAACATCGTAGCTTTCCTCACAATGATCGTTGAAAGCTATCATAGCTATGCCCATTCTCACAAAATAGACTTGCAGATAGTAAGCAAAGGCGAGGTTATAATGGACTTTGTGCCCGACTATGTGATAAAGGTAATGAACAACCTGTTGGCAAATGCTTTCAAGTTTACCCCACCTTACGGAAAGATAAAGGTCAGTGTATGGGGCGAGCAACAACAACTACACATAAAGGTATCAGACACTGGTAGGGGAATGAGCAAAGAAGCTGTTACACATGTCTTTGAACCTTTCTTCCAAGAGGAAAACGATGCGCATAACACTGGTACAGGCGTAGGGTTAGCACTGGTACATCAGATAATAAAAGCTGTGAATGGAAAAATCACAGTTGACAGCGAGTTAGGTAAGGGTACTACCTTCTATATCAGCCTGCCTATCTACAATCGCAGTCAAAAGCAGCTGAAACATTCAGCTGAAAGCAACAAGGCTATTATCCCAGAAACAGCAGAAGAACTGAAAGACAGCTGTAAAGAGAATGAGAAAAGTCTGCTCATCATTGAGGATAATCGGGATGTTGCTTCCTACATTGGTTCGCTCTTCACCAAAGATTACTCTGTCTTCTATGCTGAGAATGGAAAAGAAGGATTGGAGAAAGCACAGGAGATTGTGCCAAACCTTATCATTACCGACCTCATGATGCCTGAAACAGACGGTTTAGAGGTGTGCCGACAGGTGCGCAGCAACACAATTATCAGCCATATTCCAATCATCATTCTGACAGCAAAGGTTACGGAAGAGGAGCGCATCAAAGGTATAGAAGCCGGTGCCGATGCCTATATCTGTAAACCATTTAACTCTGACGAACTACGCACAAGAGTCGAGAAATTGTTAGAAGGCCGCAAGTTATTACAGGAGAAATTCTGCTCTATATCAGGCGAAGTTAAGAAAGAAGAAGTGCAAGCAAACTATGCCAAGAAAGAGGTTGACATCCGTTTCCTCACAAAGCTTTCAAGTGTTCTCTATATGCAACTCAATAATAACAAGAGTGTCGACATCGCTACTCTTGCATCAAGTATGTGTATGAGCCCTCGACAATTCCATCGTAAGATTAATGCACTCACAGGCTACACACCGTCTGCCTATATCCTTCGCCTAAGAATTAAGAGAGCTACTACCCTACTTAATAATCATCCACAGGTGAGCCTCAACGAGGTTGCAGATAAATGTGGCTTCAGCGACTACTCAAACTTCGTACGTGCTTTCAAAACCGTCTGTGGCGTTACCCCTACCGACTACCGACGAGAGAACAGCCTTTGA
- a CDS encoding SusC/RagA family TonB-linked outer membrane protein, producing the protein MKAMRKSNLGRSLLLVVPLVCCPYTAHKAYATPTVTIQAQASVIKGKVIDSRTGEPVISASVTVSGTKKIALTNIDGEFSIDAKAGDELVITSLGYEKTTVRAENNMTVSMVSSSTMLSETVVVGYSTQKRNSLTGSLQSIDSKELTNITTANVTNMLTGKIPGMNVMPGSGKPGSFGAIIVRGKSTINGSTAPLWVIDGVIVGKDPGDINPNDIETLTVLKDAASTAIYGSQGANGVIVVTTKGAKSGKTSITFSAKMGISTLNNGKVKMMDGAELYDYYKSFTNAAEIAFPRWNDKLRDSNFDWWKLATHTGNVQNYDLTINSGGEKLSAVFTGGVYKEDGAVRGYDFTRYNTMMKLNFKPYSWIAIRPSFNGSKGVIDDRQRSTYSMYSMLPWDSPYDETGKIVGNRSSSWVNSNSTNYLYELQYNWSKYDSYAFNGNFDFDIYLTDWLTFSSVNSYRWSTHLDKSYADPRTSGAEGKGRVSESTSTNTRRYTNQLLKATRSFGDYHGFLMLGYEFNDGEYRYHSSDGTGLVPGFAQLDITSTPEAVGGNKYEWAVQSFFANLNADYANKYLLQLSLRTDGASNFGSDAAYGTFFSVSGGWVATAEKWFKVPCIDYLKVRASFGSVGSRPNSLYPQYGLYSLRASYNEVPGAVIAQLANKKLTWEKSYTTGVGIDLNMFKRLRMTFDFYSKRTSNLLFAVPISGVIGVTSIWQNIGELTNTGFETTLSADIIKSKDLTWTVDANLSTNSNKIKKLYSGRDQIIEGDGIAGSTNTLLRPGLSADTYYLREWAGVDPENGAPQWYTTDANGNRVITHNYAKADQVALDKRATPSVFGSFSTTLTYKNFDFNAVFGYSMGAYIYNYSRQEYDSDGAYTDRNQFSLQKGWKRWAQKGDVATHPVAAYNNPSNSNKASTRYLESSDFLKLRSITLGYNFSLKSDIVKALRVYISGENLFCITNYSGVDPELPAADSGRNASGERSTALSISTGAGVYPSVRKFMLGVNVTF; encoded by the coding sequence ATGAAAGCTATGAGAAAATCTAACCTTGGAAGGTCGCTGCTACTGGTAGTGCCCCTTGTGTGTTGTCCTTATACTGCACATAAGGCATACGCCACCCCGACAGTAACCATACAGGCACAAGCCTCTGTTATCAAAGGAAAAGTTATCGATTCACGTACAGGCGAACCGGTCATAAGTGCCAGTGTCACCGTAAGTGGTACAAAGAAAATCGCTCTTACCAACATTGATGGTGAGTTCTCTATCGACGCAAAGGCTGGTGACGAGCTGGTGATTACGTCCTTAGGCTATGAGAAAACGACGGTGCGAGCTGAAAACAACATGACCGTAAGCATGGTTTCTTCATCTACGATGCTTAGCGAAACAGTGGTTGTGGGCTATAGCACGCAGAAACGAAACAGTCTGACGGGTTCGTTGCAGAGTATTGATAGTAAAGAACTTACTAACATTACGACGGCTAATGTCACCAACATGTTGACGGGTAAGATACCTGGAATGAACGTTATGCCGGGTTCTGGTAAGCCAGGTTCGTTCGGTGCCATCATCGTTCGTGGTAAGTCTACTATCAACGGTAGTACTGCACCGCTGTGGGTTATTGATGGAGTAATCGTCGGTAAAGACCCAGGTGACATCAATCCTAACGACATCGAGACACTCACCGTACTCAAAGATGCAGCCTCAACAGCTATCTATGGTTCACAGGGTGCCAATGGTGTCATCGTTGTTACAACTAAGGGGGCAAAGTCTGGTAAGACTTCTATTACCTTCTCTGCCAAGATGGGCATTTCAACTCTGAACAATGGTAAAGTGAAGATGATGGATGGAGCCGAGCTATACGACTATTATAAGTCATTTACTAATGCTGCTGAGATTGCTTTCCCACGCTGGAATGATAAGCTCCGTGATAGTAATTTCGACTGGTGGAAGTTGGCTACACACACTGGAAACGTTCAGAATTACGACCTTACTATTAACAGTGGTGGTGAGAAGTTGAGTGCTGTCTTCACAGGTGGTGTCTATAAAGAGGATGGTGCTGTGCGTGGATATGACTTCACTCGATACAACACGATGATGAAGCTGAACTTCAAACCTTATTCTTGGATTGCTATCCGTCCATCCTTTAATGGTAGCAAGGGAGTGATTGACGACCGTCAACGCTCTACCTATTCTATGTATTCTATGCTGCCATGGGATAGCCCTTACGATGAAACCGGCAAGATTGTTGGCAATAGATCATCATCATGGGTGAATAGCAACTCTACCAATTACCTTTACGAATTGCAGTATAATTGGAGCAAGTACGATTCTTATGCCTTTAATGGCAACTTCGACTTTGACATCTATCTCACTGATTGGCTGACGTTCTCTTCTGTGAATAGCTATCGTTGGAGTACCCACCTTGATAAGAGTTACGCTGATCCTCGTACATCAGGTGCAGAGGGTAAGGGTCGTGTGAGTGAAAGCACGAGTACGAACACACGTCGTTATACCAACCAGCTGCTGAAAGCAACACGTAGTTTCGGTGATTATCATGGCTTCTTAATGCTTGGTTATGAATTTAATGATGGTGAATATCGCTATCATAGTAGTGACGGAACAGGCTTAGTTCCGGGCTTTGCTCAACTTGATATTACCTCAACTCCTGAGGCTGTGGGAGGTAATAAATACGAGTGGGCAGTGCAGTCTTTCTTCGCAAACCTCAATGCTGATTATGCTAATAAGTACTTGTTGCAACTCTCACTGAGAACCGATGGCGCAAGTAACTTTGGTTCTGATGCTGCATACGGAACCTTCTTCTCTGTCAGTGGTGGCTGGGTTGCTACGGCTGAGAAGTGGTTTAAGGTGCCTTGCATTGACTATTTGAAGGTGCGTGCATCGTTTGGTTCAGTAGGAAGTCGCCCTAACAGCCTCTATCCTCAATACGGACTTTACAGCTTACGTGCAAGCTATAACGAGGTTCCTGGTGCTGTAATCGCTCAGCTTGCCAATAAGAAACTGACTTGGGAGAAGAGCTATACCACTGGCGTAGGTATCGACTTGAATATGTTTAAACGTCTGCGTATGACCTTCGACTTCTATAGCAAGCGTACAAGCAACCTACTCTTTGCAGTGCCTATATCTGGTGTTATCGGTGTGACAAGCATCTGGCAGAACATTGGTGAGCTTACCAACACAGGTTTTGAGACTACTCTTTCGGCTGATATCATCAAGAGTAAGGACCTCACTTGGACAGTTGATGCCAACCTTTCTACCAACTCTAACAAGATTAAAAAGCTGTATAGCGGTAGAGACCAGATTATCGAAGGTGATGGTATTGCTGGTTCAACCAACACGTTGTTACGTCCGGGTCTGAGCGCAGATACCTATTACTTGCGTGAATGGGCAGGTGTTGACCCAGAGAATGGTGCGCCACAATGGTACACAACGGATGCGAATGGCAATCGTGTAATTACCCACAACTATGCCAAGGCTGATCAAGTAGCCCTTGACAAGCGTGCCACTCCAAGTGTATTCGGTAGCTTCTCTACCACACTTACCTATAAGAACTTCGACTTCAACGCTGTCTTCGGCTACTCAATGGGGGCTTACATCTATAACTACTCACGACAGGAGTATGACTCAGATGGTGCTTATACCGATCGTAACCAGTTCAGCTTGCAGAAAGGTTGGAAGAGATGGGCACAGAAGGGAGACGTTGCAACACACCCAGTTGCTGCCTATAACAACCCATCTAACTCTAACAAGGCGTCAACTCGCTACTTAGAGAGCTCTGACTTCTTGAAGCTTCGCTCAATAACTTTGGGTTACAACTTCAGTCTTAAGAGTGATATCGTGAAGGCATTGCGCGTTTATATCAGTGGTGAAAACCTCTTCTGCATCACCAATTACTCTGGTGTAGACCCAGAATTGCCTGCTGCTGATAGTGGTCGAAATGCTTCTGGCGAACGCTCAACAGCCCTTTCAATCTCAACAGGCGCTGGCGTTTATCCTTCTGTTCGTAAGTTTATGCTCGGCGTTAACGTCACATTCTAA
- a CDS encoding cupin domain-containing protein, with protein MKTVETIKNGKNFTAVNVGKLSDIKDYVLPFGEIEIPGKVFAGQALQATGSELSFQTLVPGQDSGFLHTHKTHEELYFILKGEGEYQVDGEVFPVTEGSIIRVAPEGKRALKNTGNDEMLMLCIQYKANSFAENDAPAGDGVILNEELKW; from the coding sequence ATGAAAACAGTTGAAACGATCAAGAACGGTAAGAACTTCACAGCAGTAAACGTAGGTAAGCTCAGCGATATCAAGGACTATGTGCTCCCATTCGGAGAGATTGAGATTCCGGGTAAGGTATTCGCTGGTCAGGCATTGCAAGCAACAGGTAGCGAACTTTCATTCCAGACTCTTGTACCTGGTCAGGACAGTGGTTTCCTTCATACACACAAGACACACGAGGAACTTTACTTTATCCTCAAAGGTGAAGGTGAATATCAGGTTGATGGCGAGGTATTCCCAGTGACTGAAGGTAGTATTATTCGCGTTGCTCCAGAAGGTAAGCGTGCGCTGAAGAATACTGGTAATGACGAGATGTTAATGCTCTGTATTCAGTATAAGGCAAACAGCTTTGCTGAGAATGATGCACCTGCTGGCGATGGAGTGATACTGAATGAAGAACTAAAATGGTAA
- a CDS encoding winged helix-turn-helix transcriptional regulator produces the protein MNRNEVRDALYPNCPIRNVLSRVGDKWSMLVLFTLENNDCQRFKELQRNIPDISQKMLTATLKMLEGDGLIHREVFPEIPPRVEYSLTEKGKSLLPLIDNLLSWASENMEDIIESRKQYLLK, from the coding sequence ATGAATAGAAATGAAGTCAGAGATGCCCTCTATCCTAACTGTCCTATAAGAAATGTACTCTCAAGAGTAGGGGACAAGTGGTCGATGTTGGTGCTTTTCACGTTGGAGAACAACGATTGTCAACGCTTTAAGGAACTGCAACGTAATATCCCCGATATTTCTCAAAAGATGCTGACTGCAACGCTGAAGATGTTGGAGGGTGATGGACTTATTCATCGGGAAGTCTTTCCAGAGATACCTCCCCGCGTTGAATATTCGCTTACGGAGAAAGGGAAAAGTCTACTACCGCTTATCGACAACCTCCTTTCATGGGCGAGTGAGAACATGGAAGATATTATAGAGTCGAGAAAACAGTATCTTTTAAAGTAG
- a CDS encoding OmpA family protein, producing the protein MKRKLSKPLIPPLSGRWARVGLIVLFTLSTTVPIQAQNEQENRTQLPRNLNSELRRKTWSIYAEGGLSWATDVWYQNLDAKRSYKLSPAVGGGIDFTIRPWIRIGGEYLWSRYRREQRFSNLNTQSMPVKVYGNYMMNFHNVKLGLQLNFMELWPQRRAQWLNVWMGTGLGYSFLKGNEYGMYFSNTMNQNGQTTPIGNNSAISNESELTLTGNVRTTNRHEEFNKLFIPTTLHVEADVSRRFTVGLKGEMDWLLSRGGIAPKNYIFALATVRYNFVRSGAKVQQVYYEGELSQLNDRVNALQKEATENRARADREATERQRVEQKNADLQQRLSEYERSISEPSPAVQIAHYVQFANNSAGISRDELAHLKYFAAYMRGHQLSIIAEASTPGPTGYNQKLSERRLKHVVKVLLKEGFAKEDLHPQIAIGEQDGKPDAAGRRVTIKLVK; encoded by the coding sequence ATGAAGAGGAAGCTATCTAAACCGCTCATTCCACCGCTCAGCGGAAGATGGGCAAGAGTGGGACTGATAGTCTTATTCACACTGTCGACAACTGTTCCTATACAGGCACAGAATGAACAGGAGAACAGAACTCAGTTGCCACGGAATCTAAACAGCGAATTGCGTAGGAAAACATGGAGCATCTATGCCGAAGGAGGATTGTCTTGGGCAACGGATGTGTGGTATCAGAACCTTGATGCTAAACGAAGTTACAAGCTATCACCAGCCGTTGGCGGTGGTATCGACTTCACTATCCGCCCTTGGATACGCATAGGGGGAGAATATTTATGGTCGCGTTATCGTCGTGAACAGCGATTCTCCAACCTTAATACTCAATCAATGCCAGTCAAGGTGTATGGTAACTATATGATGAACTTCCATAATGTTAAACTCGGTTTGCAGCTCAACTTCATGGAGTTATGGCCACAACGGCGTGCTCAGTGGCTTAATGTTTGGATGGGAACAGGCTTAGGATATTCCTTTCTCAAGGGTAATGAGTATGGAATGTATTTCAGCAATACGATGAATCAGAACGGACAGACAACACCTATTGGCAATAATTCAGCCATCAGTAACGAGTCTGAATTAACACTTACGGGTAACGTCCGAACAACAAACCGACATGAAGAGTTCAACAAACTTTTCATCCCTACAACCTTACATGTTGAGGCAGACGTGAGCCGTCGCTTCACGGTTGGACTGAAGGGGGAGATGGACTGGCTGTTGAGTCGTGGGGGAATTGCTCCAAAGAACTATATCTTTGCCCTTGCTACAGTGCGTTATAACTTTGTTAGAAGTGGTGCAAAGGTACAGCAAGTTTATTATGAAGGAGAGCTATCTCAACTTAACGACCGTGTGAATGCGCTCCAAAAGGAAGCTACTGAAAACAGAGCACGTGCCGACCGCGAAGCTACTGAACGGCAGAGGGTAGAACAAAAGAATGCTGACTTACAACAACGTCTCTCTGAATATGAACGCAGCATAAGTGAACCAAGTCCTGCCGTTCAGATTGCTCACTATGTTCAATTTGCTAACAACAGTGCTGGCATAAGTCGCGACGAACTTGCACATCTCAAGTATTTCGCGGCCTACATGCGTGGTCATCAGCTATCAATCATTGCCGAAGCGAGCACACCCGGTCCAACAGGTTATAATCAGAAACTCTCTGAACGCCGTCTTAAACATGTGGTTAAGGTACTCTTGAAGGAAGGCTTTGCTAAAGAAGACCTCCATCCGCAGATTGCCATTGGAGAACAAGATGGTAAACCAGATGCCGCAGGACGAAGAGTTACGATTAAGTTGGTCAAGTGA